TAAATTCTTTGCATTTTCTAGTTGAGCCATTAGTTTCAGCATTGCGCAACATTGAGTTGGTTTTAAGATCgcaaaaaaactcaaaaacCTTCTTGGTATTGACCCCTAAAAATGAAGCACCATCTCCATGTGATCACTCATCACGggttgtgggcgtggcctcgtgGCCACAGCAGTCAGAGGCCTGAAGCCAGCCAGAGTGCACGTTGAACCCTCCGCCAcgcgacctttgaccctgaaTAAAGGCCCGTCCTGCACCGGAGCGCCGAGACAAAACACGACCCTCGTGGAGTAAAGGAAATGAAGACGAGCGCTCCTTCCTCTGGACAAAGACACCGGCGTGGCCGTGAGATCTGTGAGAAGCACGATGACAGCACTTTATTGTTCATAAATGCTTAAGTGGAAAATGCAAAcgtaaaaacaaatacacacaattcaaaGAACGCAAAGGAAACTCCCGGTGGACGTGAGGTCACCGCCGAAAGGAACGCCATAGAGTTCCAACTGAGCAGAAAGAGGAGCAAACGCCGAGAGCACGGGGCGCTGAAACTGGAGGAGAAGAAAtcattcaaattaaattaaattaaaaaggaaatacaaaaaaaaaaaaatctaaagccAAAACAAATCAATTCTgttatttcttttatatatagatatattattttgcacaaaaaaaaactaggtttttgttaaaaaataaacttaaacGTACAAGAAAATACCAGCCACCAAAGCGACAACTATCGTTAAGCATAGGATGTAGAACACGCGAGGCTACCTGACGGACAGGTGAGAGCAAATATTCAAGGTGGTCCGCGGCCGTCTATCCCGACGTCTAGAAGACTGTACAAATATACACGACATGGAAAACAAGAGGTGGATTATCTGGTCAGTTTAAGAAGCTTCACCGCACGACAACTCAATATCTTAAAGCCACGTTCACAAGTTCAGTGGctaaaaaaaatcaacattaataataataaagacctCAAAGCACTGAAGTAAAGCGAAGGCAGCGGAAGAAAGAAAACTCCAGAAGGAACCGTAAAAACGTTCACAAATCTCCAGGTGGATCCTCGCTGCTCGTCGAGTCCTTTAAAAAGTCACCGGCGGCTCCTTTTGAGGCCCCTCCTCCGCCGGCGCCCGGCGAGGTCACCGAACGGAGTCTttggggcgtcgccggtcagaCCTGCTGCTCGCCCAGCTGGGCGCCgtctctcctgctcctcgcgGACGACGGCACAAATTTAGGAATGATGATGGGGTGAGCGTCTCTGTCTTTAGCCGCCTCCGCGGGCGCGAAGCCGTTCTCTACGTACGCctcttcgtcgtcgtcgtcgtcttcaTCGTCGTCGTCCGACGTGTCTTCTAGGTTTGAGAGGCTCTTGGCCCCCGGCTCCATTTTCTGCTCagcgtctccctcctcctcgtcgtccctCCGCCGCTCGTCTTCATCGCTGTCGGAGTCGATGGCGATGGGCTCCGACAGGTCGAGAGGTGTTCTCTGTGTTGAGGCGCTGCTGATTGTCTTGGTTTGCTCTCCGGTGGCGCCGCCGGGTTTCGGGGCGGACGGCGGCGCCGCCCCCCCGTTAGCGGCGGCGAGCTCCCTGTGTCTGCGGAGCGCCCGCTCCGACAGCCCGAGCCGCGTCCTGGAAGTTCGTCTCTTGTTGCGGACGCCTTCGTAGGCGCCGGGCGCCACGCCCGCCAGCCCGTGGCTCACCTTGCTGAGCTCGTACATGCTGAAGCCGAGCAGCACGCCGGCGCTCTGGGTTTCGCAGTCCTGCACGCATTTCCTCCTCTTGTTGCAGAAGTGGCTGGAGATGTCGGACTTCCACAGCCAGAGGCTGCCGGCGAGCTTCTCCACCTCTCGCCGCGTGGCGTACGGCGCCCGGTTGAAATACCGCGTGAGGAACGCCTTCCTGGACTCGTACGACTCGTTCTCGTGTCCCTGGGGGTCGAGGGCCAGGACCACGGGCTCGTCGGGGTTTTCCACAAACGCCGACGAGCCCGTGACGTCCCGCGGGTTGACCCTCTCCCCGGGCGGCCTCCTTCGTTTCGGCGCTACGGGGTCGGGGCCTTCGCCGCCGGCCCGCTTCGCGGCGCCGCTCGGGGACGGGTTGACCCGAGGGGACTGGGCCACCCGGGCGGCGTCCGGCCCGTTCTGGGTTTTCCCGACCCCCCGACAGTGCACCAGGTGGAGCGTGATGGTGGAGGCCGTCATGTTGCTGGTGTAGACCCCCAGGCAGTGGATACACTTGTAGGTCAGCTTCTTCTCCACCGGGTGGACCGTCTGGATCACCTGGTGCCGCTCCCTCAGGTGGTGGGCCAGCGAGTCCGTGACGGGGCCCTTGAGGATGGAGAAGCAAAGCGGACACAGCGTCTTGGTCACGTCTCCCTTGTAGGTGACGGAGGCCTGCGGCGGCATCTTGGCCGGCGAGCCGTCGGCCGCCCCCGGGGGCGTTTTGGGCGGCGGCTTCTTGCCCGACACGATGGAGGCGGTcagggccgccgccgccgcggagatgttgttgttgttctgagcGTGGAACGCCACCGACTCCTCCGGCGCGTCCCTCATGTTGTACGTCGTGACGATCAACTGCACGTTCTTGGGGTTACCCTGCTGCagggtgaggtcaaaggtcaggggcgAGTCGGTGCGCGGCCCCACGCTCTCGTCCGGGTGCGACGACCGCATGTGGGCCACCATCTTCTCCACGTCGTTGAAGGTGGCGCGGCAGTGCGGGCACGACAGCCCGTGGATCAGCATGTGGTTGAGCAGCGTGTCGCTGGGCAGGTAGCGGTTGCAGTACAGACACTTGCTGGTGAAGTTGTGGATCTTCATGATGTAGTTGGCGACCGCCGGCACCTTCTCCGCCTTGTGCTCCTTCTCGAAGTGGGCGCTGTACACGTTCTCCGGGAACAGCTCGTTGCAGATGGTGCAGATCTTCCACTTCTGGGTGTAGGAGACGCCGAGCGCCGAGGAGCCGCCGCCCTTCTTGGCCGTGACGGAGGCCACGGTGGTCTCGGCCGCCTGGACCCGCGAGCCCAGGGAGTTGGACTTGGAGGCGTTGACCGGAATGCGCAGGCCGCCGGGCGAGACCAGCTGCTTGGCCGCGTGGGACTGCTGCGGCACGGACACCTGGGCGTTGCCCGGCAGCGTCACCCTCACCTGCTGGCCGCCGATGGAGAACGACTGGGTGGTGCCGGCCTTCAGACGGATGCCGTCGTGTTTCATCCCAGAGAGAAAACTCTGGGCGCTGAAGCCCGCCTTGGAGGAGACGATGACCCGACCCATCTGCTGCGAGCCGGCCGGCCGGGTGGACGCCATCACCGCGCCTTTGGGGCCCATCCCGATGATGGTCTTGTCCCCCTGGGTTCTGGGCGGGATCACGACGAGGGGTTTGGGACGGGGGACGATGACGCTGGTGTGCCCGATCATGGCGGTCACCTGGTAGCCGATGCGCTCGTGGTCCTCGATGACGTGCTGGACCAGCGCCTCGTAGGTCCTGGGGACGAACAGACACTTCTTGCAGTGGATCTGGTTGCTGTTGCCGTTGTTGGCGTGATGGCTCTCCGCGGCGCCGTTCTGCGTCTTCTCCCCCGGCTTCACGATGTAGGGCTGCGCCACTTGCTGGAAGTGTTCCCGGTAGATGTGCTTGCGCACCACGTTGTACAGAGGGTCCCTGTAGGTGCACTTCTTGCAGTAGTACACCGCCTGCTCCACACTGTTGCCGCTCCGCTTCAGCACGCCCTCCATCAAGAGCCCGCCGCCGGCCGCCACCGCGCCGCCGCCGGGGCCCGGCCGCGTGGCGCCGCTGGGCATGTGGAACAGCTTGATGTGCGTCTCCAGAGTCTTCTTGTTGCCGTTGTAGGTGCAGTACGGGCAGTTGAGCAGGATGTTGTTCTCGAAGTCCTCGCTGTGGACGTTGCGGAAGTGGCTCTTGTAGGCGGAGAAGTACTTTGAGGAGAAGAGGCAGCCGGTGCAGCAGAAGGGCTTCGACCTGTAGTCctgcagagggacagagagggtcACTTCACACGTTCTGACATACATCAGCGCTACGTTCACGTGAGCGTGCGTTTCAATGTCAGCGCCACACACCTGGACTTTGGTATGCGACGGTTCCCACATGCACACATCGTCCCAGTTGGTGTGCTTGATGTAGACCTCCGGAGGAATATAGTCCTTGAAGTCctaaacaaaaaaggaaattaagATTAGTACCGATGATGAAACGGAGACGCAATCGCAACACGATCCTGACTGAATCAACGgaaatatattacaatattttgtgggtgtttttaatgtgttttctttAGAATTGTGGCATGATATGGGATGTATATTCAGGCGTGTATAAGAGTCAACACATGTATAGGCGTGTATGGTGTATATGGAAGTAAAAAGGGGAACTATGGAGAGAAATATGGACGGATGGAATAGTTTCGTGAAAGTATTGTTAGATGCTTTTAGCATTAATCATTTACATAAGAATAATATTCACGAGTTGATAAAATATTTGCTAATCATTCTAAATAAAAAGGGAACAACAAATCGAAAGgaaaacatttcaaaacaactattataaaaaaatattttacatgaaAATTGTTCCCGGCTTTCAGTCCTGATAAAATAAGTcaatatttagatttgtggtttTTTGATAATCTTCCTGCTCAGCTACAGATTCCAGCTCAGTTCTCACGACGATGACATCCCGACTCCACCTGATCCGTAGAACACTTCAGGTCAGTGTCTTTGTCTGGATGCTGAATTATGTAAAGTCTTTGTTTCTGTTTCCCTCCTGAAGAGCGTCTTGTCCACTAAGTGAGATGGACGGCTGTCTGAGCCTCGTGACATTAATCTGCAGGCCTCATGGGTCCACGACGGGGTCCAGCTCACAGACTCCCATCAATATGCGTGCTCTGCACTTACACAGCcgggaaataaaaacacatcttttgcgactatatctggagtaaaacacagattagcacttcagtggcacttaaatagctcttattgtggtgcttttgtagttctatgttgaggaaatgttactttctgtattcttgttgttcttagtttgtactctaggttgatgcacttattgtaagtcgctttggataaaagcgtctgctaaatgacacgtgatgtCATGTAACAGCACCCAGCACCGATGAGCCGGATGGAAGAGCAATTACTATCAAACCAAAACTAATTTTCCCACAGAATCCAAGCGTTGAAGTAAGGCGGGAATGCATCCTGAAAGGGTTACACTTCGACTTAAATGAAGAACCTGACGCTACAAATATCCAAACCAGAGCCAAGCTCAAGCAGCTGGAGATGAAAAGCTGGAGGGGAATATAAATTCTTCTGAAACGACAAAGACCACGACAGAAACACCAGCGCTCACATCCAGGTGGTCTCTGCAGAACTCCAGGCCGATGTCTCCCAGGACCCTCTTGACATTTTTCCTGGCTTTCCGCAGACTGCCCAGGTTATTGACGGGGAGCTGGAACATTCTGCCCACCTGAAGAGCAGAAGACACACAGACGGCGTGATATCGACAGGTACCGTGACTGACCGTGTGGCAGTCATGGGAATGAACAGTGCTGCTGAAGAGGACCGTGAGTTAGCAGAGTGCGAGGCCGGAGAGGACCGCCTCCATGACAACACGCACGGCTTCCACGTGGATTACATAAAAGGCCTTTTGGCATTTAGCCGTCGTGATGTGTGGTGGGAATCAGCACAACAATTATTAAacttatatttaataataatagggGGAAAGTGGATCAACAAGCAACTGGCTGGATTCATTTGTAAAAAGCACAGATACACTCCAGCTCTTATAAACCTGGGGTTGGAAGGACACGTTATGTTTTGGAGTGTTGAGTTCATCCGATTTGGCCTTCACCATCTTGGATTATGGTCGTCAGCAGCGACCTGTCAACCACGGTCCACCCAGTCAGAGCGGAGCACCCCTTCCATCAGGTCCGGCATGAGAGAAGGCACCTTCTGCCAGAGAAACAAGACGGCTGCTCGACTCCAGGTCCAAAGGGGCCATCTCTTCCCGTCTCTATTCACGTCTGAGCTTTGTGtagtggggtcaaaggtcactgtggcACGATGACATCAAAGCAGGTCAGGGACAACAAACAGGCCCACACGACTCCTGCTCACAACGCCGCTCATTTCCCTTCTCGATGAAACACCAAGCGGAGAACGTGCGGTTCCACCAACTGTTGGGCCTGGTGAGGaacccagagaaccagagacgtCCCCGCCCGTCTGGCCGACctgcgtctgtctgtctgtcagaaGAGTGTGAGAGGGAGTGAAACACACATACCCATGACCACCtcccctccctcgctcccttttCTTGCTTCTTCCATTACTTGCAGATGGCGCTAGAGAGGCGCTCCGTTATGTAAGCCTCCCGACTCTCTCTGCCGGCCCCCTTTTCTCGCTCCCTGCCTCGCAATACCATCACAGAATGGCGCCTCCTATTGAGTCAGCAGCAGCCTCTACAATATGTCTGCAGTGGAGGGGGAGGgaacggagggagaggggaggaagggagggatgttggaagggaggaaggggagggacagaaggagcgagagagatcagtgaagggggaggggagtgCGAGAGAGGATGAGGTGGGGtgggtgagggagggggggagctaggaggaaggggagggagagaggggaggggtgggagagagagggtagggagtgagagaggggggagcAAGCGAGGGGTGGGAGATAGAGGGGAGGGAGCAAGGGgagtgagaggggagggagtgagagaggggggagcaaagggtgagatgagaggaaaggagagaggacagagtgagCGACAAAagtggaggatgggggggggggggatggggaggCAGGGAGGTCGGACAGACAGactcagaggagaaggaagggagggggaaggaggagagtaGGATAGAGATGGGGATGAGGGGGGAGAAAATGGAAGAGggtgagaggaagaaggagctaCGGCTAGGcaggggaagggaggggggtgggaggaagaagaggtagagacgaggaggaagggagaaggggaaaaaaggccaAGGAGAGGCTGAGtaggagggaagggagggagagaaggaataggcgagggaggagaggagataggaggctGCTCTGCTGAGGGCTGCTGGCAGAAAACAGGTTTCCTCTTCACCTGTGTTGGGAGAAAAGGCCTCAACACCTTCAGCCAGGGAGCGGCTCCCTCAGCCCTCTCCCTGGGGCACGACGCCCCGCGTTCTGCTCGACGACAGACGGTTACAACCGGTCCGGTACGGGGAGAAGCTCCTGGTGACTTCACCGTATTCACACCAACAACATGAAAAAAGTTTGGGATGCTG
The genomic region above belongs to Pseudoliparis swirei isolate HS2019 ecotype Mariana Trench chromosome 9, NWPU_hadal_v1, whole genome shotgun sequence and contains:
- the adnpb gene encoding activity-dependent neuroprotector homeobox b isoform X3, which produces MFQLPVNNLGSLRKARKNVKRVLGDIGLEFCRDHLDDFKDYIPPEVYIKHTNWDDVCMWEPSHTKVQDYRSKPFCCTGCLFSSKYFSAYKSHFRNVHSEDFENNILLNCPYCTYNGNKKTLETHIKLFHMPSGATRPGPGGGAVAAGGGLLMEGVLKRSGNSVEQAVYYCKKCTYRDPLYNVVRKHIYREHFQQVAQPYIVKPGEKTQNGAAESHHANNGNSNQIHCKKCLFVPRTYEALVQHVIEDHERIGYQVTAMIGHTSVIVPRPKPLVVIPPRTQGDKTIIGMGPKGAVMASTRPAGSQQMGRVIVSSKAGFSAQSFLSGMKHDGIRLKAGTTQSFSIGGQQVRVTLPGNAQVSVPQQSHAAKQLVSPGGLRIPVNASKSNSLGSRVQAAETTVASVTAKKGGGSSALGVSYTQKWKICTICNELFPENVYSAHFEKEHKAEKVPAVANYIMKIHNFTSKCLYCNRYLPSDTLLNHMLIHGLSCPHCRATFNDVEKMVAHMRSSHPDESVGPRTDSPLTFDLTLQQGNPKNVQLIVTTYNMRDAPEESVAFHAQNNNNISAAAAALTASIVSGKKPPPKTPPGAADGSPAKMPPQASVTYKGDVTKTLCPLCFSILKGPVTDSLAHHLRERHQVIQTVHPVEKKLTYKCIHCLGVYTSNMTASTITLHLVHCRGVGKTQNGPDAARVAQSPRVNPSPSGAAKRAGGEGPDPVAPKRRRPPGERVNPRDVTGSSAFVENPDEPVVLALDPQGHENESYESRKAFLTRYFNRAPYATRREVEKLAGSLWLWKSDISSHFCNKRRKCVQDCETQSAGVLLGFSMYELSKVSHGLAGVAPGAYEGVRNKRRTSRTRLGLSERALRRHRELAAANGGAAPPSAPKPGGATGEQTKTISSASTQRTPLDLSEPIAIDSDSDEDERRRDDEEEGDAEQKMEPGAKSLSNLEDTSDDDDEDDDDDEEAYVENGFAPAEAAKDRDAHPIIIPKFVPSSARSRRDGAQLGEQQV
- the adnpb gene encoding activity-dependent neuroprotector homeobox b isoform X1 — protein: MVKAKSDELNTPKHNVSFQPQVGRMFQLPVNNLGSLRKARKNVKRVLGDIGLEFCRDHLDDFKDYIPPEVYIKHTNWDDVCMWEPSHTKVQDYRSKPFCCTGCLFSSKYFSAYKSHFRNVHSEDFENNILLNCPYCTYNGNKKTLETHIKLFHMPSGATRPGPGGGAVAAGGGLLMEGVLKRSGNSVEQAVYYCKKCTYRDPLYNVVRKHIYREHFQQVAQPYIVKPGEKTQNGAAESHHANNGNSNQIHCKKCLFVPRTYEALVQHVIEDHERIGYQVTAMIGHTSVIVPRPKPLVVIPPRTQGDKTIIGMGPKGAVMASTRPAGSQQMGRVIVSSKAGFSAQSFLSGMKHDGIRLKAGTTQSFSIGGQQVRVTLPGNAQVSVPQQSHAAKQLVSPGGLRIPVNASKSNSLGSRVQAAETTVASVTAKKGGGSSALGVSYTQKWKICTICNELFPENVYSAHFEKEHKAEKVPAVANYIMKIHNFTSKCLYCNRYLPSDTLLNHMLIHGLSCPHCRATFNDVEKMVAHMRSSHPDESVGPRTDSPLTFDLTLQQGNPKNVQLIVTTYNMRDAPEESVAFHAQNNNNISAAAAALTASIVSGKKPPPKTPPGAADGSPAKMPPQASVTYKGDVTKTLCPLCFSILKGPVTDSLAHHLRERHQVIQTVHPVEKKLTYKCIHCLGVYTSNMTASTITLHLVHCRGVGKTQNGPDAARVAQSPRVNPSPSGAAKRAGGEGPDPVAPKRRRPPGERVNPRDVTGSSAFVENPDEPVVLALDPQGHENESYESRKAFLTRYFNRAPYATRREVEKLAGSLWLWKSDISSHFCNKRRKCVQDCETQSAGVLLGFSMYELSKVSHGLAGVAPGAYEGVRNKRRTSRTRLGLSERALRRHRELAAANGGAAPPSAPKPGGATGEQTKTISSASTQRTPLDLSEPIAIDSDSDEDERRRDDEEEGDAEQKMEPGAKSLSNLEDTSDDDDEDDDDDEEAYVENGFAPAEAAKDRDAHPIIIPKFVPSSARSRRDGAQLGEQQV
- the adnpb gene encoding activity-dependent neuroprotector homeobox b isoform X2 yields the protein MVGRMFQLPVNNLGSLRKARKNVKRVLGDIGLEFCRDHLDDFKDYIPPEVYIKHTNWDDVCMWEPSHTKVQDYRSKPFCCTGCLFSSKYFSAYKSHFRNVHSEDFENNILLNCPYCTYNGNKKTLETHIKLFHMPSGATRPGPGGGAVAAGGGLLMEGVLKRSGNSVEQAVYYCKKCTYRDPLYNVVRKHIYREHFQQVAQPYIVKPGEKTQNGAAESHHANNGNSNQIHCKKCLFVPRTYEALVQHVIEDHERIGYQVTAMIGHTSVIVPRPKPLVVIPPRTQGDKTIIGMGPKGAVMASTRPAGSQQMGRVIVSSKAGFSAQSFLSGMKHDGIRLKAGTTQSFSIGGQQVRVTLPGNAQVSVPQQSHAAKQLVSPGGLRIPVNASKSNSLGSRVQAAETTVASVTAKKGGGSSALGVSYTQKWKICTICNELFPENVYSAHFEKEHKAEKVPAVANYIMKIHNFTSKCLYCNRYLPSDTLLNHMLIHGLSCPHCRATFNDVEKMVAHMRSSHPDESVGPRTDSPLTFDLTLQQGNPKNVQLIVTTYNMRDAPEESVAFHAQNNNNISAAAAALTASIVSGKKPPPKTPPGAADGSPAKMPPQASVTYKGDVTKTLCPLCFSILKGPVTDSLAHHLRERHQVIQTVHPVEKKLTYKCIHCLGVYTSNMTASTITLHLVHCRGVGKTQNGPDAARVAQSPRVNPSPSGAAKRAGGEGPDPVAPKRRRPPGERVNPRDVTGSSAFVENPDEPVVLALDPQGHENESYESRKAFLTRYFNRAPYATRREVEKLAGSLWLWKSDISSHFCNKRRKCVQDCETQSAGVLLGFSMYELSKVSHGLAGVAPGAYEGVRNKRRTSRTRLGLSERALRRHRELAAANGGAAPPSAPKPGGATGEQTKTISSASTQRTPLDLSEPIAIDSDSDEDERRRDDEEEGDAEQKMEPGAKSLSNLEDTSDDDDEDDDDDEEAYVENGFAPAEAAKDRDAHPIIIPKFVPSSARSRRDGAQLGEQQV